The Wolbachia endosymbiont of Drosophila innubila region TACACTTGGTGGTTTGATTCTTTCGATTGCTGGTAAAGTGCCTTCTGTAGATGAAGTCATTAAATATAAAAATGGTATGAAGTTTATCATCAAAGATGCAAATGAGCGCTACATTAATAAAATAGTACTAGACTTAAGTGATTACAAAAATTAGATTTGGTACCCCTTGTCGGGGAATGCCTTGACACGAAGAAAAAGTTGTAATAACCAAATATGCAACTCAAGTTATAGTTAAACCTATTTCCAGCAAATTATTTTCGCAAGTATAATGCATTTCAGTGTTATAGTACTCTAATAATAAAGAGGTCATATAGATATTAATATCTTTTGTATTTAAATTAGTGTCATTTTTTTTGATTAATTTGTCTACTAATGATTTGCTTATTGGTTTGTGTTCATTTAGAATTTTTATAGTTAATAGCATTTTATCTTCTGTTTGACTCAGTAAAACAGATACTAGTTCAACTTCCGCCACTGCACTGGCTATAGTTAGCACCATATTAGAAATTATCTTATTTATCTTTTCAATTAAATCTTCCTTATTTTTTGCAGAGTATGCGTCTATTTTCCACGTAAGCTTTACTTTTTTTTTAATAAATAATTTTCGATATTAGATTTGGTCTTATCAAAGCTATAATTATCCATTGAAGAAGAATATGCCTGCTTCATAACTTTATGTTTATATATTAAATCATCGGAGCTTTCTTTAAGAAACAACAACGCTTCCTTCTGCGCATCAGCGTCATTCTTATCTATTACTTCAAGCTCTTCTACGCCAAACGTTATTCCATTCATAGAGTTAGCAAAGTCATGAAGCAGCCATCCTGATAGCAGTTCCGTTATTAACAGTATGTTTTTGGTATTTTCGTTCATTGGATAATTATAAATGATTTAAGTTACCCTATATTGGTAAGTATATAATAGTCAATTAAGAGAAAGTTTCGTTGCACTTTTTATATCAAGGCATTAATATAGTATTAACAATTTTAAAATTTATAAAAGGATTATGAATACTTATACCAGATCGGGAATAGATATTGAACTATATAATAAGTTAATAAAAGAAGTCAAGCCTATTGCTCAAGAAACTACTAGAGAAGAAGTAATCAGCGAAATAGGTTCATTTTCTGCGTTATTTGATTTTGCTGCACTAAGTAAGAAGTATGACCATCCAGTACTCGTTTCCTCAACTGATGGAGTAGGTACGAAACTGTTGATAGCTCAAGAAGTGAATAAACATGATACTATAGGTATAGATTTAGTTGCAATGTGTGTAAATGACTTACTTGCACAAGGAGCAACGCCTTTGTTTTTCCTTGATTACTTTGCAACAGGCGTTTTGACCAAAGATGTTTTATTATCTGTGGTTAAGGGCATTGCAGAGGGGTGCAAGCAAGCTAAAATAGCATTGGTTGGTGGGGAAACTGCAGAAATGCCTGGAATGTATGGTAATAATCACTATGACCTTGCAGGGTTTGTGGTTGGTGTAGTTGATCGAAAGCAAATTCTTCCAAACTGTAGTATGATGAAAGCAGGTGATTATATAGTTGGCTTAGAGTCAAGTGGAATTCACTCAAATGGGTTTTCTTTAGTGCGCCATGTTTTCAAAAGCTTAGGTATAAATTATAACGATACATCTCTATGGAATAATAAATCTTGGAGTGAAATACTACTTGAACCAACAAAAATATATGTTGATTCTTTGCTGCCTATCATGTCACAAGTAAAAGGTATTGCGCACATCACGGGTGGTGGTTTGGTAGACAATATTCCGCGAATTCTTCCAAAAAACTTATTTGCAAACATAGACATTAATTCCTGGAAATGGCCAGATATATTTTTATGGCTAACAAAGGAGGGTAAAATAGAGAAGAAAGAAATGCTAAAAACATTTAATTGTGGTATTGGTATGGTATTGATCGTAAGTTCTGAGAATATGCAAAACGTGAAAAATCATTTCCAAAAACGTGGAGAAAAAATTGAAATTATTGGAAAACTTGATGAGGCATGTAACCCTCCACTTGATAGAGTAGTATTTAGTTAACCTAACTTTACTGACAGTCTTTTTGCAACTTCTAGGTATGCTTCCTTTAAATCTCCTAAATTCAAACGAAAGACATCTTTATCTAGCTTTTTATAAGTATTTTTATCCCATAATCTGCAGTTATCAGGGCTAATTTCATCAGCTAAAACGATTTTAGTACTGTCATTTATTAATCTGCCAAATTCTAACTTGAGATCAACTAAATATATACTTGCATTTGAAAATAGGTGAACTAATATTTCGTTGATTTTTAAAGTTGTAGTTTTAACTTCATCCATTTCTTTGCTAGATAGCCAATCAAAATACAGTATGTGATTTTCACTTACCATTGGGTCGGCTAGGTCATCATTTTTGTAAAAAAAATCGATTATAGGAGATGCAAGCCTCTCACCTTCTTTGATATTAAAACGTTTGCAAAAGCTGCCAGCTGCGACATTTCTAACTACTACCTCAAGAGGTATTATCTTGAGTTTTTTGACTAGCTGTTCTCTTTCGTTTAGAGTTTTTATAAAGTGTGTGCTAATTTCTGCTTTCTCAAGCTTTTCCATGATAAAAGCACTAATATGATTATTAATTATTCCTTTACCATCGATTATTTCATATTTTTCCTTATTGAATGCTGTAACATCATCTTTAAAGTGCTGTATGACAATTGATAAGTCTTCAGTTTCAATAATGGCTTTCGCTTTACCTTCGTATATCGTTTTATTCAGTGACATGTTTAATTTAACTATATATTATATCAATTTACTATTCTTAGAGTATAGCCCCAAATAACTTAAAATAAACCTTAATGGCATTCAATGTTACAATATTAACCATATTCCCAGAAATGTTCCCGGGGTTTTTGAACTATTCTCTTGCCGGAAAAGCGTTAGAAAAAAAAATATGGAACCTTGAAGTAATAAATATTCGTTCTTTTGCGAAAGATAAACATTCAACTGTGGATGATGTTCCATATGGAGGTGGAGCAGGAATGGTTATGCGTTCTGATGTAGTTGGTGATGCAGTAGATAGTATGCTCTCTGTTCATAAAAACACTAAGTTTATTTACATGACTCCATCTGGAACTAAGTTTAATCAGAATATTGCCAGAGAATTATTAGAGTTTCCTCATATAACAATATTGTGTGGTCGATTTGAAGGTATTGACCAAAGGATAATTGATGCGTATACTCCTTATGAGTTAAGTATTGGAGATTATATACTTTCAGGAGGTGAGCCAGCTGCAATGGTGGTTCTTGATGCATGCATTAGACTTCTTCCAGGTGTAGTAAATAATACCGATAGTATTACTGAAGAAAGTTTTAATTATGGTGGTGGTGTACTTGAATATCCTCAATATACTAGACCTGAGCAGTGGAAGGGATATAAAGTACCTGAGGTTTTGTTATCTGGCAATCACAAAAAAATAAGTGATTGGAGGCAGAAGCAGTCTCATGTTATAACAAAAAAGCGTAGGCCTGAATTATTGAGTGGAGAGATAAATGACAAATTTACTTAAAAAATTTAACGAACAGCAAATGCAAGTGTTAGCTAAAGAAATACCAGAATTTCGT contains the following coding sequences:
- a CDS encoding histidine phosphotransferase family protein; its protein translation is MKKKVKLTWKIDAYSAKNKEDLIEKINKIISNMVLTIASAVAEVELVSVLLSQTEDKMLLTIKILNEHKPISKSLVDKLIKKNDTNLNTKDINIYMTSLLLEYYNTEMHYTCENNLLEIGLTIT
- the purM gene encoding phosphoribosylformylglycinamidine cyclo-ligase, which encodes MNTYTRSGIDIELYNKLIKEVKPIAQETTREEVISEIGSFSALFDFAALSKKYDHPVLVSSTDGVGTKLLIAQEVNKHDTIGIDLVAMCVNDLLAQGATPLFFLDYFATGVLTKDVLLSVVKGIAEGCKQAKIALVGGETAEMPGMYGNNHYDLAGFVVGVVDRKQILPNCSMMKAGDYIVGLESSGIHSNGFSLVRHVFKSLGINYNDTSLWNNKSWSEILLEPTKIYVDSLLPIMSQVKGIAHITGGGLVDNIPRILPKNLFANIDINSWKWPDIFLWLTKEGKIEKKEMLKTFNCGIGMVLIVSSENMQNVKNHFQKRGEKIEIIGKLDEACNPPLDRVVFS
- the purC gene encoding phosphoribosylaminoimidazolesuccinocarboxamide synthase; translated protein: MSLNKTIYEGKAKAIIETEDLSIVIQHFKDDVTAFNKEKYEIIDGKGIINNHISAFIMEKLEKAEISTHFIKTLNEREQLVKKLKIIPLEVVVRNVAAGSFCKRFNIKEGERLASPIIDFFYKNDDLADPMVSENHILYFDWLSSKEMDEVKTTTLKINEILVHLFSNASIYLVDLKLEFGRLINDSTKIVLADEISPDNCRLWDKNTYKKLDKDVFRLNLGDLKEAYLEVAKRLSVKLG
- the trmD gene encoding tRNA (guanosine(37)-N1)-methyltransferase TrmD; this encodes MAFNVTILTIFPEMFPGFLNYSLAGKALEKKIWNLEVINIRSFAKDKHSTVDDVPYGGGAGMVMRSDVVGDAVDSMLSVHKNTKFIYMTPSGTKFNQNIARELLEFPHITILCGRFEGIDQRIIDAYTPYELSIGDYILSGGEPAAMVVLDACIRLLPGVVNNTDSITEESFNYGGGVLEYPQYTRPEQWKGYKVPEVLLSGNHKKISDWRQKQSHVITKKRRPELLSGEINDKFT